The Streptomyces sp. NBC_00775 genome includes the window GTCGTCATCAACTCGGGTGACCCGGTGGCCAACTTCGCCACCTCGCGGCAGCCGGCCCCCAGCAAGGCGGCCGTGACCGCGTTCGCCCGGCACATCCACGCCGACCAACCCGCGGTGGAGCGCTACTGGAACTGGATCACCGGAGTACTGCACGGCGACTTCGGTCCGTCCGTGCAGGCCAACCTCGACATCGGGCACGACCTGTTCACCCGCTTCAAGGTGACCGTGACGCTGGTCGCCGCCGCGATGATCATCGCGCTGATCCTGGCCGTGGTGTTCGGGGTGTTCAGCGCGCTCCGGCAGTACTCCTCCGCCGACTACACCATCACCTTCTTCGGCTTCCTGTTCCTCGCCATGCCGGTGTTCTGGTTCGCCGTTCTGCTCAAGCAGGCCGGGATCTGGTTCAACGAGAAGACCGGCAGCCAGTTCCTCGGCACGATCGGTGAGAAGTCGGCGTACCTCGAAGTCGACACCACCTGGAACGAGTTCACCGACCACATCGGCCATCTGATCCTGCCCACCATCACCCTCGCCCTGG containing:
- a CDS encoding ABC transporter permease translates to MLAYTVRRILVSIPVLIVSTFIVFLVVINSGDPVANFATSRQPAPSKAAVTAFARHIHADQPAVERYWNWITGVLHGDFGPSVQANLDIGHDLFTRFKVTVTLVAAAMIIALILAVVFGVFSALRQYSSADYTITFFGFLFLAMPVFWFAVLLKQAGIWFNEKTGSQFLGTIGEKSAYLEVDTTWNEFTDHIGHLILPTITLALVSFASWTRYTRASMLEVLNSDYVRLARAKGLRRGKVMTRHALRTALIPLATVTALDIAIILGGAVITETIFQWHGMGEMLVQAATTLDVYRTMAWLLLSAVVVIGFNLIADLLYAVLDPRIRYD